From the genome of Bacillus kexueae:
GTTCCAAAAATCGGCTTTTCACTCGCTACATACTGTTTCAATGGTTCCATAAAGCCATACTTATCAATTAAGCGTCTCATTGTTGTGCTTTCACCACCCGGCAAAATCAAACCATCACATTCTTCTAATTGTGCCGGAGTTTTCACAACAATTCCTTCTGCTCCACATGCTTCAACGGAGCGAATATGTTCTCGTACAGCTCCTTGCAGTCCTAATACGCCAATTTTCATTTAGTAAAACCCCTTTTTTACCAGCCACGCTCTTGCATACGTTGTTCTGGTAATAAGTTTGAAATTTCAATTCCCTTCATTGCATTTCCTAACCCTTTAGAAAGGTGTGCAATTAATTCATAATCTTCATAGTGAGTTGTCGCTTCAACAATAGCACGAGCAAATTTAGCTGGATTCTCAGATTTAAAAATACCTGAACCAACGAATACACCGTCTGCACCAAGTTGCATCATTAACGCTGCATCAGCAGGAGTAGCTACACCACCAGCAGCAAAGTTTACAACTGGTAAACGACCTTCTTTTTTAATCTGCAATAACACTTCATAAGGAGCCCCTAATAGTTTTGCTTCTGTCATTAACTCATCTTCACTCATACCTACTACTTTTCGAACTTGTGCATTCACTTTACGCATATGACGAACAGCTTCTACAATGTTACCTGTTCCAGGCTCTCCTTTTGTACGAAGCATAGAAGCACCTTCAGCAATACGACGAGTTGCCTCACCTAAATCACGGCAACCACATACAAACGGAACTGTAAAGTCACGTTTATTCAAATGGAATTCTTCGTCTGCTGGTGTTAATACTTCACTCTCATCAATATAGTCAACGCCAAGCGCCTCAAGTACTCGCGCTTCAACGATATGTCCGATACGTGCCTTTGCCATAACTGGGATGGAAACAGCATTCATTACTTCTTCTACAATTGTAGGATCTGCCATACGTGCTACCCCACCTGCAGCACGAATGTCTGCTGGAACACGCTCAAGGGCCATAACAGCAACAGCGCCAGCCTCTTCTGCGATTTTTGCTTGTTCTGCATTGACAACGTCCATAATGACGCCACCTTTTTGCATTTCTGCCATTCCACGTTTTACACGATCAGTACCTGTTGTATTTGCCATCTTGAATCCCCCTTAACCAAATAAATCAATAAGTGCATAAGCTTATTTTATCCTAATTTTAATAAAATTCCTATTAAAATAAAAAGGAATTGGAAAAGTGCCAAAAGTTTTCTAAAAGCTTTAAAAGCAGTAGGTTTAAGAAAAGCGAAAATGGCAAGTCCTTAGGCGAAGGGCGCTGGAGGACCTGAGAGGAGGCTTCCGTCGCCACAGCAGGGCCGAAGCGACCCGAGCTGATGGCGCTTGGAGCTAGACACCAAAAAACTGTATGAGAATGCTTTAACACTTTATTGAGCTTAAACTTTCTGTAACAATAAAAAAAGCCCCCTTCAAGTCCTTATCTTAGTATAGTATTAGTCAGCAAAAACTTCTTCTATCGTCTAGTATGTTTAATAGTAAGGCAATTATCCCACTTCTATCTCTCCCAGTAAATCTCCACATAAGAAAAACTCTAGGCGTATACACACCTAGAGTTTAAGCTAAATTCATTAGGAGAATAAGCCCTTCACAGCATTTGTAATACCATCCCAAATGTCTCCGAAAAAGCCACCGATTCCTCTCATCGTAAGGACGAACCAGTTCGCTTTTTCTACCTCTTCCGCTGTCACGACATCAATTTTACCACCATTAATCCCGTTCACATATCCAAGGTCCTGACCTTCTCCATTGTATTTTACAATTAAGGAACCAACCGAAGTGCCCTTCTCAATTGGAGCTGTTAAAGCTCCTTCTTCATTGAGGAGATCT
Proteins encoded in this window:
- the pdxS gene encoding pyridoxal 5'-phosphate synthase lyase subunit PdxS codes for the protein MANTTGTDRVKRGMAEMQKGGVIMDVVNAEQAKIAEEAGAVAVMALERVPADIRAAGGVARMADPTIVEEVMNAVSIPVMAKARIGHIVEARVLEALGVDYIDESEVLTPADEEFHLNKRDFTVPFVCGCRDLGEATRRIAEGASMLRTKGEPGTGNIVEAVRHMRKVNAQVRKVVGMSEDELMTEAKLLGAPYEVLLQIKKEGRLPVVNFAAGGVATPADAALMMQLGADGVFVGSGIFKSENPAKFARAIVEATTHYEDYELIAHLSKGLGNAMKGIEISNLLPEQRMQERGW